Proteins co-encoded in one Acidisarcina sp. genomic window:
- a CDS encoding winged helix-turn-helix domain-containing protein, with the protein MVKPTEVPTRVRFGLFEADLKSGELRRSGTKIRVQGQPFKVLAILLEQAGEVVSREELEQRIWGSDTTVDFDHSLGIAINKLRDALGDSAENPRFIETLARRGYRFIAPVSIEASTSVEPAAIPPPAPEAPQPLVALAEAPEKGTTARPGILWKTATLLLVLALGAWIAAVAFWPEHVKIRRISEITYSGQVLEPSIDVARIPTLATDGARLYFSHVDNGRIVLASALAANGEIQEFKLPSEIASPIISAISPDQGSLILHNASLGDPEQSLWVVPTTGGNARRISGILAHDAVWTPDGKHLVYANGNGLFLAQADGSRPQKFADLPGFGFWLRWSPDGSRLRFSIRDAAHQTISLWELNAKGGDLHPLLPGWSETPSECCGNWTADGKFFVFQSRHGGPSDLWVLDGGKFTGHDPRQLTNGPLDFQSPVGGVQGHRIFFVGSNPSIDLLQLDARAGRFKPIEGTLSLAAMTAYSHDGRWVAWLNRADGSLWRSRIDGSERLQLTSPQVRVFMMRWSPNNKQLAIMAQEPGNPWKIYLLSADGGALEPLLHENTNEADPNWSIDGQTIVFGRLPERMSAEPKLKAIYTVDLKSRQVTEVPNSRGLFSPRLSPDGQFIAAMTLSQKTLMLFDRKTQKWATLTDRAVADPQWGQQAKNLYFQDGLEDGEPIYRLDIATRKIEAVAKLDDLRPLNALDYRLITLAPGDLPVVSASTSNVNLYSINLDE; encoded by the coding sequence GTGGTAAAACCTACCGAAGTGCCAACTCGCGTGCGGTTTGGTTTGTTTGAAGCGGATCTCAAATCCGGCGAGCTTCGCAGATCAGGGACGAAGATCCGAGTTCAGGGACAGCCCTTTAAGGTGCTGGCGATTTTGCTGGAGCAAGCGGGCGAAGTCGTCTCCCGGGAAGAACTCGAGCAGCGCATCTGGGGTTCGGACACAACGGTCGATTTTGATCACAGTTTGGGAATCGCCATCAATAAACTCCGGGACGCGCTGGGCGACTCAGCCGAGAATCCTCGCTTTATTGAGACCTTGGCTCGCCGCGGCTACCGCTTTATCGCGCCGGTAAGTATTGAAGCCAGCACGAGCGTCGAACCGGCTGCCATCCCCCCACCGGCTCCCGAGGCACCGCAGCCACTCGTAGCGCTTGCAGAAGCCCCTGAAAAAGGGACAACTGCCAGGCCAGGCATCCTATGGAAGACGGCAACCTTATTATTAGTGCTTGCTCTGGGAGCTTGGATCGCCGCGGTTGCCTTCTGGCCGGAGCATGTAAAGATACGTCGAATCAGTGAGATAACCTACTCCGGCCAAGTGCTCGAGCCAAGCATCGACGTAGCACGCATCCCCACATTGGCAACGGATGGAGCGCGGCTCTATTTTTCCCACGTAGACAATGGAAGGATTGTTCTTGCCAGCGCATTGGCAGCAAATGGCGAGATTCAGGAGTTCAAGCTGCCCTCTGAAATCGCGTCTCCAATCATCAGCGCGATCTCTCCGGACCAGGGGAGCCTGATTCTTCATAACGCTTCTCTGGGCGATCCTGAGCAATCGCTTTGGGTTGTTCCCACCACCGGCGGCAACGCCCGTCGAATCTCGGGTATTCTGGCGCACGATGCGGTTTGGACGCCAGATGGGAAACACCTCGTCTACGCCAATGGCAACGGCCTCTTCCTGGCCCAGGCTGACGGAAGCCGCCCACAGAAATTCGCCGATCTGCCTGGGTTTGGGTTCTGGCTTCGTTGGTCTCCCGACGGCAGCCGCCTCCGGTTCAGCATTCGCGACGCAGCCCACCAGACGATTTCTCTTTGGGAGCTGAATGCGAAGGGAGGCGATCTCCATCCGCTACTTCCAGGCTGGAGCGAAACCCCTTCCGAATGCTGTGGAAATTGGACTGCCGATGGCAAGTTCTTTGTCTTCCAATCGCGTCATGGGGGCCCCAGCGATCTGTGGGTACTGGATGGCGGAAAATTCACGGGACACGATCCCAGGCAACTGACGAATGGACCACTGGATTTCCAATCTCCGGTAGGCGGTGTCCAGGGACACAGGATTTTCTTCGTCGGCTCAAACCCGAGCATAGATCTGCTGCAACTTGACGCCCGGGCTGGACGTTTTAAGCCGATTGAAGGCACATTGAGCCTGGCTGCCATGACGGCATACTCGCACGATGGCCGATGGGTGGCTTGGCTGAACCGCGCGGATGGATCGCTCTGGCGCAGCCGCATCGATGGCAGCGAGCGCCTGCAACTGACTTCGCCGCAGGTGCGCGTGTTCATGATGCGCTGGTCTCCAAACAACAAGCAGTTGGCCATTATGGCGCAGGAGCCGGGCAATCCATGGAAGATCTACTTGTTAAGCGCCGATGGTGGAGCGCTCGAACCTCTGCTGCATGAAAATACCAACGAGGCAGACCCCAATTGGTCGATCGATGGTCAGACAATCGTCTTTGGCAGGCTGCCGGAAAGAATGTCGGCAGAGCCAAAGCTGAAGGCTATCTATACGGTGGATTTGAAGAGCCGTCAGGTTACCGAGGTTCCGAACTCAAGAGGACTCTTCAGCCCCCGCCTCTCGCCTGACGGGCAATTTATCGCGGCGATGACGCTGTCGCAGAAGACGCTGATGCTGTTTGACCGCAAGACCCAGAAGTGGGCGACTCTTACCGATCGTGCGGTTGCGGACCCGCAATGGGGACAGCAGGCGAAGAATCTCTACTTTCAGGATGGGCTTGAAGATGGCGAGCCAATCTATCGCCTCGACATCGCGACACGGAAGATCGAAGCGGTCGCAAAACTAGATGACCTCCGCCCCCTCAACGCGCTGGACTACCGGCTGATCACGTTAGCTCCCGGTGATCTGCCTGTCGTAAGCGCCTCTACTTCTAATGTCAATCTCTATTCCATCAATCTGGACGAGTAA
- a CDS encoding universal stress protein, whose translation MKILVAIDDSKSSEQIVPTMVSQFRVENAEVRVLHVLQPIAPLAPPEMAEGYAPELEDLKAPARKRVEQVAGELRSAGFKAESAVVVGDVRDTILASATDWHADLIVVGSHGQRGIQTFLLGSVAEFVARHAKCSVEIIR comes from the coding sequence ATGAAGATCTTAGTGGCAATTGACGATTCGAAGTCATCCGAGCAGATCGTACCGACCATGGTTTCGCAGTTTCGGGTTGAGAATGCCGAGGTCCGGGTCTTGCATGTCCTGCAGCCGATCGCACCCTTGGCCCCTCCGGAGATGGCGGAAGGCTACGCTCCCGAACTGGAGGATCTGAAGGCGCCGGCACGAAAGCGGGTTGAGCAAGTGGCAGGCGAACTGCGAAGTGCGGGGTTCAAGGCCGAGTCAGCGGTTGTGGTCGGCGATGTGAGAGATACAATCCTCGCTTCCGCAACCGATTGGCACGCAGACCTGATCGTGGTTGGCTCGCATGGGCAGAGAGGCATTCAGACGTTCCTGCTGGGGAGCGTGGCGGAGTTTGTTGCCCGCCATGCCAAGTGCTCGGTGGAAATCATTCGTTAA